Below is a window of Yersinia kristensenii DNA.
TCAGAAAAAAATGGAGCATCGTCTCCAGAGCATTGTGACAGCTTATGATCAGTCATTGCTGCTGCAACCTGCTGATAAAGAACGTGAATGGCTGCCTATAATGATGCGAACGCTGGGCGTATTGGAAGTTAGCGTCCAGAATGAAAACAGTACGTTGTACCAACTAAAACTCCCTGCCATTTATACTCCCTGGAACAGTCAAAGCCGCTACCGTAGCCTGGTGGTACCGATGTTGCATCAGCCAGGGGCTTCAATGCATTTCAGCTATATTGACCCTTTAAGCAGCTATGCTCGCTCCCTTTATGCTGTCGCGATTTTGTCATTGGTGGTCGTGATTGTCGCGATGACGCTCCTGCTCAGTTTCCGTTGGTTGCGTGAGCAGACCGCCGGCCAGGAAAAACTTGAGTGGCGAGCTAAACGTATTCTGAATGGCGAGCGCGAACATGCTATTCATAGCGAGGGTCATGAATGGCCACCTTGCGCCAGCCGCGCTATTGATCATCTATTAGCTGAACTAATAGAAGTGCGGGAGGAACGTAATCGCGTTGATACTTTGATTCGTACTTTTGCTGCGCAGGATGCCAAAACCGGATTTAGTAATCGCCAGTTTTTTGATAATCAGTTGACGACTCAAATGGAGGAGTCTGGTGCTCATGGTGTGGTTATGATGGTGCAGTTGCCGGACTTTGATAGCCTGATTGAAACGGGTGATCGCCAGCAGGTTCAAGAACTGATGCATTCGCTGATTAACCTGCTTTCTACTTTTGTTACCCGCCATTCCTCTGCGTTATTGGCACGTTATCATCAGAGTGATATTGCGATTTTACTGCCCCATAAAACATTAAAAGATGCTGCTGTTATGGCTGCACAATTAGTTCATGCGGTCGGGTCGTTACCCGACCCACATGTTATTGACCGTGAGTCATTACTGCATATTGGTATTGTGGCGTATCGCAATGGCGATTCAGCCGAACAAATAATGGATAATGCTAGACAAGCGACCAAAAATGCGGCGATGTATGGGGGAAATAGCTGGTATGTTTACGACACCAAAGTAGCAGAAAAAGGGCGTGGCAGTGTCAAATGGCGCACTTTGTTGGAACAAACACTGGCTAATGGTGGCCCACGGCTTTATCAGAAACCGGTTGTTACCGTTGACGGTAAAATTCACCATCGTGAAATAATGAGCCGCATATATGATGGTGAACAAGAATTACGGGCTGCTGAATTTACACCATTGGTACAATTATTCGGTCTGGGTGAGCGATATGACCGTCAAAAAATTGATCGGATAATTCCTTTATTAGCTTTATGGCCAGATGAAACACTGGCATTTTCTATCAGCGTTGATTCATTATTGCAGCGTCCTTTCCAGCGCTGGCTGCGGGATACGCTGTTGCAATGTAGAAAATCTGATCGAGAACGAATTATCTTTGAACTTGCAGAGGCAGATGTGTGTCAATATATCAGCCAAATTCGTCCGATGATGCGTTTGTTACTCGGTGTAGGCTGCAAGGTCATGGTGTCACAGGCCGGATTGACAGTTGTCAGTACGTCATACGTTAAGTCTCTCCGGGTTGAAATGATTAAACTTCATCCAGGATTAGTCAGAAGCATTAATTTGCGTTATGAAAATCAGCTGTTTGTCGAAAGCCTGACCGGTGCCTGTGCGGGAACACATGCAAAAGTTTTTGCAGCAGAAGTTATTACCCGTGAAG
It encodes the following:
- the csrD gene encoding RNase E specificity factor CsrD; translation: MRFTTKLSVFMTLLVVLAMCLVLLGSTASFFYLCQKKMEHRLQSIVTAYDQSLLLQPADKEREWLPIMMRTLGVLEVSVQNENSTLYQLKLPAIYTPWNSQSRYRSLVVPMLHQPGASMHFSYIDPLSSYARSLYAVAILSLVVVIVAMTLLLSFRWLREQTAGQEKLEWRAKRILNGEREHAIHSEGHEWPPCASRAIDHLLAELIEVREERNRVDTLIRTFAAQDAKTGFSNRQFFDNQLTTQMEESGAHGVVMMVQLPDFDSLIETGDRQQVQELMHSLINLLSTFVTRHSSALLARYHQSDIAILLPHKTLKDAAVMAAQLVHAVGSLPDPHVIDRESLLHIGIVAYRNGDSAEQIMDNARQATKNAAMYGGNSWYVYDTKVAEKGRGSVKWRTLLEQTLANGGPRLYQKPVVTVDGKIHHREIMSRIYDGEQELRAAEFTPLVQLFGLGERYDRQKIDRIIPLLALWPDETLAFSISVDSLLQRPFQRWLRDTLLQCRKSDRERIIFELAEADVCQYISQIRPMMRLLLGVGCKVMVSQAGLTVVSTSYVKSLRVEMIKLHPGLVRSINLRYENQLFVESLTGACAGTHAKVFAAEVITREEWQTLKEKGVYGGQGNFFAPPTLLNPGKKKYSY